One Nocardia iowensis DNA window includes the following coding sequences:
- a CDS encoding isochorismatase family protein, whose translation MNDLEADYRRSEFSATLGTGDSVAVLVVDICAAYLTDGSPLRAPVEAAVQAAGQIVAQARDTGIPVVFTRMRFEPGGPDGGLFRRKVPALRVFEDGNPLGSFLADPAPLPGELVITKQYPSAFYASPLAAALSADRIDTLMIVGLTTSGCVRASATDAMQHGFRPLVVADACGDRDPRLQHANLLDLQAKYADVLGLDEALALLR comes from the coding sequence ATGAACGACCTCGAAGCGGACTACCGCCGTTCGGAATTCAGTGCGACACTCGGTACCGGTGACTCCGTGGCGGTGCTGGTGGTGGACATCTGCGCCGCCTACCTCACCGACGGCTCGCCGCTGCGCGCGCCGGTCGAGGCGGCTGTGCAGGCCGCCGGACAGATCGTCGCGCAGGCCCGCGACACCGGGATCCCGGTGGTGTTCACCAGAATGCGGTTCGAACCGGGTGGCCCGGATGGCGGGCTGTTCCGCCGAAAAGTTCCGGCGCTACGCGTCTTCGAGGACGGCAACCCACTCGGTAGCTTCCTCGCCGACCCGGCACCGCTGCCCGGCGAGCTGGTGATCACCAAGCAGTACCCGAGCGCCTTCTACGCCAGCCCGCTCGCCGCGGCACTCAGCGCCGACCGCATCGACACACTGATGATCGTCGGACTGACCACGAGTGGCTGCGTGCGCGCCAGCGCGACCGACGCCATGCAACACGGCTTCCGTCCGCTGGTCGTCGCCGACGCCTGCGGCGACCGCGATCCCCGGCTGCAGCACGCCAATCTGCTCGATCTGCAGGCCAAGTACGCCGATGTGCTCGGCCTCGACGAAGCACTCGCACTCCTGCGCTGA
- a CDS encoding CaiB/BaiF CoA transferase family protein — protein sequence MTAGPTKSPGPLADLRVIEMGQLLAGPFCGQLLGDFGAEVIKLEAPGSGDPMRQWGREQAQGRSLWWPVVARNKKSVTCNLRDPAGQRLARELISRADIVIENFRPGTLERWGLGFDRLRETNPGLILVRVTGYGQTGPYAPRAGYGSIGEAMGGIRYVTGDPDHPPARTGTSLGDALAAVFATIGTLAAVHHRARSGRGQLVDSAIYEAVLAMMESLLPEFAITGYQRERTGSVLPNVAPSNVYPTADGEMILIAANQDTVFARLTKVMAAPELAADERFSTHTARGARMAELDDLIAAWTSTLGTEDLLDQLHTAGVPAGRIFTARDMFADPHFAAREAIVRLAHPEFGELPMQNVVPKLSETPGSVRHPGPDLGAHNDEVYGDLLGLDVEARTQLAADGII from the coding sequence ATGACGGCCGGACCGACGAAATCACCAGGGCCGCTGGCGGATCTGCGCGTCATCGAGATGGGCCAACTGCTGGCCGGACCGTTCTGCGGGCAACTACTCGGTGATTTCGGCGCCGAGGTGATCAAGCTGGAGGCACCCGGCAGCGGCGACCCCATGCGGCAGTGGGGGCGCGAACAAGCGCAAGGCCGATCGCTGTGGTGGCCGGTGGTCGCGCGGAACAAGAAGTCGGTGACCTGCAATCTGCGCGACCCGGCAGGCCAGCGCTTGGCCCGTGAGCTGATCTCCCGTGCGGACATCGTGATCGAGAACTTCCGTCCGGGGACACTGGAACGCTGGGGCCTCGGCTTCGACCGCCTCCGGGAAACCAATCCCGGCCTGATCCTGGTGCGGGTCACCGGTTACGGTCAGACCGGTCCCTACGCACCCCGCGCCGGTTATGGCTCGATCGGCGAGGCGATGGGCGGAATCCGTTATGTCACCGGCGATCCGGATCATCCACCGGCCCGCACCGGTACCTCGCTCGGTGACGCACTAGCCGCCGTGTTCGCGACCATCGGCACCCTCGCCGCGGTCCACCACCGGGCCCGCAGCGGCCGTGGACAGTTGGTGGACTCGGCCATCTACGAGGCGGTGCTGGCCATGATGGAATCGCTGCTGCCCGAATTCGCGATCACCGGCTACCAGCGCGAGCGCACCGGTTCGGTGCTGCCGAATGTCGCGCCGAGCAACGTCTACCCCACCGCCGACGGCGAGATGATCCTCATCGCCGCCAACCAGGACACCGTCTTCGCCAGGCTCACCAAGGTCATGGCCGCACCGGAACTCGCTGCCGACGAACGGTTTTCGACACATACCGCACGTGGTGCGCGGATGGCCGAGCTGGACGACCTGATCGCCGCCTGGACCAGCACCCTCGGCACCGAGGACCTGCTCGACCAGCTACACACCGCGGGCGTTCCCGCAGGCCGCATCTTCACCGCACGAGACATGTTCGCCGACCCGCATTTCGCGGCACGCGAGGCGATCGTGCGCCTGGCCCACCCCGAGTTCGGCGAACTGCCGATGCAGAACGTCGTCCCGAAGCTGAGCGAAACACCGGGCTCCGTCCGGCATCCCGGGCCGGACCTCGGCGCGCACAACGACGAGGTCTACGGCGATCTGCTCGGCCTCGATGTCGAGGCGCGCACTCAACTCGCCGCCGACGGCATCATTTAG